One genomic segment of Strix aluco isolate bStrAlu1 chromosome 9, bStrAlu1.hap1, whole genome shotgun sequence includes these proteins:
- the PHC3 gene encoding polyhomeotic-like protein 3 isoform X1 → MENEPNTTTCSASTTTITTTSTSRTQLPQISVYSGSDRHAVQVIQQALHRPPSSAAQYLQQMYAAQQQHLMLQTAALQQQHLSSTQFQSLATVPQASLSGGRQCTSPTGSVTQQSSMSQTSINLSTSPTPAQIISRSQTSNTTSSSITQQTMLLGSTSPTLSASQAQMYLRAQMLIFTPATTVAAVQSDIPVVSSSSSSSCQSAATQVQNLTLRSQKLGVLSSSQNGPPKSSSQTQSLSLCPNKPVTSSKGSQPDSSESNRKGESPTPECRSTPVTRTSSIHHLITPASYSPLQPHSLVKHQQIPLHSPPPKISHHQLILQQQQQVQPIALQTPPGQEPPPSQHCLPLPSHGLPPGPSSVQSHCSPIHLHPPPLTLSPTPSQSAQQSVVVSPPPSHSPSQSPTIIIHPQALIQSQANSLVPTALQPEQAAPQQAATNPVRPIAQPLNLPSHLPLPSSPAVHIGSVDQPSLVSPGQQIVSSTPHQQYSALQSTPIPLAAPPQLSTSSTQIQQLPLQSVQSLQVQPEILSQGQVLVQNTLVSEEELPAAEALVQLPFQTLPPPQTVAVNLQVQPSVPIETPVIYQVENVCEEEMPEESDCVHMARTPTPPTLSPPAITLGNGEALNSEDPLSEHGGIPSVTSSVSASVIKSPSDPSHASIPPPPLLLPAATTRSNSTSMPNSIPSLENKPPQAIVKPQILTHVIEGFVIQEGLEPFPVSRSSLLVEQPAEKRLLVEGQIMSVVCVESDLQNTKHADNSSDTEIEDMIAEEGLDEIENDLLKCEFCGKMGYSNKFLRSKRFCSTSCAKRHSLSCTKKFGLFTSDKSSRWNRKSDSQSLGRRGRQPSGPDGAPRDHFLRQLPITYPSAEEDMASHEDAVPTAMTTRLRRQSERERERELRELRMRKMPESIDLLPVVQADPSVWTVDEVWAFIHSLPGCQDIADEFRAQEIDGQALLLLKEDHLMSAMNIKLGPALKICARINSLKES, encoded by the exons ATGGAGAATGAACCAAACACAACAACATGTTCTGCATCTACAACTACTATCACTACCACCTCCACTTCCCGGACACAGCTACCACAGATTTCTGTCTACAGCGGCTCTGACAGGCATGCCGTCCAG GTTATTCAGCAGGCCTTGCATCGTCCTCCTAGCTCAGCTGCTCAGTACCTCCAGCAGATGTATGCAGCCCAACAGCAGCATCTAATGCTGCAGACTGctgctttgcagcagcagcacttaAGCAGTACCCAATTTCAGAGTCTGGCAACTGTACCACAG GCAAGCCTGTCAGGTGGGAGGCAATGTACTTCCCCCACTGGGAGTGTCACTCAGCAGTCAAGCATGTCGCAGACCTCG atTAACCTCTCCACCTCTCCTACACCTGCACAGATAATAAGCCGTTCACAGACCTccaacaccaccagcagcagtaTTACCCAACAGACTATGTTGCTGGGGAGCACCTCTCCAACCCTGAGTGCAAGCCAGGCTCAAATGTATCTACGAGCTCAAATG CTTATTTTTACTCCTGCAACCACTGTGGCTGCTGTCCAGTCTGACATTCCTGTTGTCTCATCATCTTCCTCATCTTCTTGTCAGTCTGCAGCTACTCAG GTTCAGAACTTGACACTGCGCAGTCAGAAGTTGGGTGTATTGTCAAGTTCACAGAATGGCCCACCAAAGAGCAGCAGTCAaactcagtcactgtctctgtgCCCTAATAAACCTGTAACCAGTTCCAAGGGCAGCCAACCAGATTCCTCAGAAAGCAATAGAAAAGGTGAGAGCCCAACTCCAGAGTGTCGGAGTACACCAGTCACACGGACATCAAGCATACATCACTTAATAACACCAG CTTCATATTCTCCATTGCAACCTCATTCTCTAGTAAAACATCAGCAGATCCCACTTCATTCACCACCTCCAAAGATTTCCCATCATCAGCTGatactgcagcagcagcagcaagtccAGCCAATTGCACTTCAGACGCCGCCGGGCCAGGAGCCCCCTCCGTCACAGCACTGCCTGCCACTCCCAAGCCATGGTCTTCCCCCGGGTCCCAGCAGTGTCCAGTCTCACTGCTCACCTATTCACCTTCATCCTCCACCTCTAACCCTATCTCCTACTCCATCCCAGTCAGCTCAGCAGTCAGTGGTGGTATCCCCTCCACCTTCACACTCCCCTAGTCAATCACCCACAATAATTATTCACCCTCAGGCACTTATTCAGTCACAGGCGAACTCCCTCGTGCCAACAGCTCTTCAACCAGAGCAGGCTGCTCCTCAGCAAGCTGCTACCAATCCAGTCCGACCAATTGCACAGCCACTTAATCTTCCGTCGCATCTGCCGCTTCCCTCTTCCCCCGCTGTACATATAGGGTCAGTAGATCAGCCCAGCTTAGTTTCCCCAGGCCAACAGATTGTGTCCTCGACACCCCACCAGCAATATTCAGCCTTGCAGTCCACACCTATCCCTCTTGCAGCTCCTCCTCAGCTGTCAACATCTTCAACCCAGATTCAACAACTGCCATTGCAGTCTGTGCAGTCTTTACAAGTGCAGCCTGAAATTCTGTCCCAGGGCCAGGTTTTGGTTCAAAACACTTTGGTGTCTGAGGAAGAACTTCCTGCTGCAGAGGCTTTGGTTCAGCTGCCATTTCAAACTCTTCCACCACCACAGACTGTTGCAGTAAATCTTCAGGTGCAGCCATCGGTACCAATTGAAACTCCAGTG ATTTACCAAGTGGAGAATGTATGTGAAGAAGAGATGCCCGAGGAATCAGATTGTGTCCATATGGCTAGAACACCTACACCACCCACTTTGTCTCCACCAGCCATAACCTTGGGGAATGGAGAGGCACTTAATTCAGAAGATCCTTTGTCAG aacatggGGGAATACCTTCAGTGACATCATCAGTCAGTGCCTCAGTAATTAAATCTCCATCTGATCCCTCACATGCTTCTATTCCACCACCACCTCTTTTGCTTCCAGCAGCAACCACAAGGAGCAACAGCACATCAATGCCCAATAGCATTCCTAGCCTAGAAAATAAACCTCCACAGGCTATTGTTAAACCACAGATCCTGACCCATGTTATTGAAGGCTTTGTGATTCAGGAGGGGTTAGAGCCGTTCCCT GTAAGTCGTTCATCTTTGCTGGTAGAACAGCCTGCAGAAAAAAGATTGCTAGTGGAGGGTCAAATCATGAGTGTTGTGTGTGTTGAATCAGACTTACAGAATACAAAACATGCGGACAACTCATCGGACACAGAGATAGAGGATATGATTGCAGAAG AGGGACTGGATGAAATTGAAAATGATCTTCTGAAGTGTGAATTCTGTGGGAAAATGGGATATTCTAATAAGTTTCTGCGGTCAAAAAGATTCTGCTCCACATCCTGTGCCAAAAG GCACAGCCTTAGTTGCACTAAGAAATTTGGGCTGTTTACATCAGACAAGAGCAGTCGTTGGAATCGGAAATCAGATAGCCAAAGTCTTGGGCGACGCGGGCGTCAACCGAGTGGCCCTGATGGGGCGCCACGAGATCATTTTCTTAGACAG CTTCCAATTACTTATCCATCTGCAGAAGAAGATATGGCTTCTCATGAAGATGCTGTTCCAACTGCCATGACCACGCGTCTGCGAAGacagagtgagagagagagagaacgtGAACTTAGGGAACTAAGAATGAGGAAAATGCCAGAGAGCATTGACTTGTTACCGGTGGTGCAAGCTGACCCATCAGTATGGACTGTTGATGAAGTTTGGGCCTTCATACATTCTTTGCCTG
- the PHC3 gene encoding polyhomeotic-like protein 3 isoform X3: MENEPNTTTCSASTTTITTTSTSRTQLPQISVYSGSDRHAVQVIQQALHRPPSSAAQYLQQMYAAQQQHLMLQTAALQQQHLSSTQFQSLATVPQASLSGGRQCTSPTGSVTQQSSMSQTSINLSTSPTPAQIISRSQTSNTTSSSITQQTMLLGSTSPTLSASQAQMYLRAQMLIFTPATTVAAVQSDIPVVSSSSSSSCQSAATQVQNLTLRSQKLGVLSSSQNGPPKSSSQTQSLSLCPNKPVTSSKGSQPDSSESNRKASYSPLQPHSLVKHQQIPLHSPPPKISHHQLILQQQQQVQPIALQTPPGQEPPPSQHCLPLPSHGLPPGPSSVQSHCSPIHLHPPPLTLSPTPSQSAQQSVVVSPPPSHSPSQSPTIIIHPQALIQSQANSLVPTALQPEQAAPQQAATNPVRPIAQPLNLPSHLPLPSSPAVHIGSVDQPSLVSPGQQIVSSTPHQQYSALQSTPIPLAAPPQLSTSSTQIQQLPLQSVQSLQVQPEILSQGQVLVQNTLVSEEELPAAEALVQLPFQTLPPPQTVAVNLQVQPSVPIETPVIYQVENVCEEEMPEESDCVHMARTPTPPTLSPPAITLGNGEALNSEDPLSEHGGIPSVTSSVSASVIKSPSDPSHASIPPPPLLLPAATTRSNSTSMPNSIPSLENKPPQAIVKPQILTHVIEGFVIQEGLEPFPVSRSSLLVEQPAEKRLLVEGQIMSVVCVESDLQNTKHADNSSDTEIEDMIAEEGLDEIENDLLKCEFCGKMGYSNKFLRSKRFCSTSCAKRHSLSCTKKFGLFTSDKSSRWNRKSDSQSLGRRGRQPSGPDGAPRDHFLRQLPITYPSAEEDMASHEDAVPTAMTTRLRRQSERERERELRELRMRKMPESIDLLPVVQADPSVWTVDEVWAFIHSLPGCQDIADEFRAQEIDGQALLLLKEDHLMSAMNIKLGPALKICARINSLKES, from the exons ATGGAGAATGAACCAAACACAACAACATGTTCTGCATCTACAACTACTATCACTACCACCTCCACTTCCCGGACACAGCTACCACAGATTTCTGTCTACAGCGGCTCTGACAGGCATGCCGTCCAG GTTATTCAGCAGGCCTTGCATCGTCCTCCTAGCTCAGCTGCTCAGTACCTCCAGCAGATGTATGCAGCCCAACAGCAGCATCTAATGCTGCAGACTGctgctttgcagcagcagcacttaAGCAGTACCCAATTTCAGAGTCTGGCAACTGTACCACAG GCAAGCCTGTCAGGTGGGAGGCAATGTACTTCCCCCACTGGGAGTGTCACTCAGCAGTCAAGCATGTCGCAGACCTCG atTAACCTCTCCACCTCTCCTACACCTGCACAGATAATAAGCCGTTCACAGACCTccaacaccaccagcagcagtaTTACCCAACAGACTATGTTGCTGGGGAGCACCTCTCCAACCCTGAGTGCAAGCCAGGCTCAAATGTATCTACGAGCTCAAATG CTTATTTTTACTCCTGCAACCACTGTGGCTGCTGTCCAGTCTGACATTCCTGTTGTCTCATCATCTTCCTCATCTTCTTGTCAGTCTGCAGCTACTCAG GTTCAGAACTTGACACTGCGCAGTCAGAAGTTGGGTGTATTGTCAAGTTCACAGAATGGCCCACCAAAGAGCAGCAGTCAaactcagtcactgtctctgtgCCCTAATAAACCTGTAACCAGTTCCAAGGGCAGCCAACCAGATTCCTCAGAAAGCAATAGAAAAG CTTCATATTCTCCATTGCAACCTCATTCTCTAGTAAAACATCAGCAGATCCCACTTCATTCACCACCTCCAAAGATTTCCCATCATCAGCTGatactgcagcagcagcagcaagtccAGCCAATTGCACTTCAGACGCCGCCGGGCCAGGAGCCCCCTCCGTCACAGCACTGCCTGCCACTCCCAAGCCATGGTCTTCCCCCGGGTCCCAGCAGTGTCCAGTCTCACTGCTCACCTATTCACCTTCATCCTCCACCTCTAACCCTATCTCCTACTCCATCCCAGTCAGCTCAGCAGTCAGTGGTGGTATCCCCTCCACCTTCACACTCCCCTAGTCAATCACCCACAATAATTATTCACCCTCAGGCACTTATTCAGTCACAGGCGAACTCCCTCGTGCCAACAGCTCTTCAACCAGAGCAGGCTGCTCCTCAGCAAGCTGCTACCAATCCAGTCCGACCAATTGCACAGCCACTTAATCTTCCGTCGCATCTGCCGCTTCCCTCTTCCCCCGCTGTACATATAGGGTCAGTAGATCAGCCCAGCTTAGTTTCCCCAGGCCAACAGATTGTGTCCTCGACACCCCACCAGCAATATTCAGCCTTGCAGTCCACACCTATCCCTCTTGCAGCTCCTCCTCAGCTGTCAACATCTTCAACCCAGATTCAACAACTGCCATTGCAGTCTGTGCAGTCTTTACAAGTGCAGCCTGAAATTCTGTCCCAGGGCCAGGTTTTGGTTCAAAACACTTTGGTGTCTGAGGAAGAACTTCCTGCTGCAGAGGCTTTGGTTCAGCTGCCATTTCAAACTCTTCCACCACCACAGACTGTTGCAGTAAATCTTCAGGTGCAGCCATCGGTACCAATTGAAACTCCAGTG ATTTACCAAGTGGAGAATGTATGTGAAGAAGAGATGCCCGAGGAATCAGATTGTGTCCATATGGCTAGAACACCTACACCACCCACTTTGTCTCCACCAGCCATAACCTTGGGGAATGGAGAGGCACTTAATTCAGAAGATCCTTTGTCAG aacatggGGGAATACCTTCAGTGACATCATCAGTCAGTGCCTCAGTAATTAAATCTCCATCTGATCCCTCACATGCTTCTATTCCACCACCACCTCTTTTGCTTCCAGCAGCAACCACAAGGAGCAACAGCACATCAATGCCCAATAGCATTCCTAGCCTAGAAAATAAACCTCCACAGGCTATTGTTAAACCACAGATCCTGACCCATGTTATTGAAGGCTTTGTGATTCAGGAGGGGTTAGAGCCGTTCCCT GTAAGTCGTTCATCTTTGCTGGTAGAACAGCCTGCAGAAAAAAGATTGCTAGTGGAGGGTCAAATCATGAGTGTTGTGTGTGTTGAATCAGACTTACAGAATACAAAACATGCGGACAACTCATCGGACACAGAGATAGAGGATATGATTGCAGAAG AGGGACTGGATGAAATTGAAAATGATCTTCTGAAGTGTGAATTCTGTGGGAAAATGGGATATTCTAATAAGTTTCTGCGGTCAAAAAGATTCTGCTCCACATCCTGTGCCAAAAG GCACAGCCTTAGTTGCACTAAGAAATTTGGGCTGTTTACATCAGACAAGAGCAGTCGTTGGAATCGGAAATCAGATAGCCAAAGTCTTGGGCGACGCGGGCGTCAACCGAGTGGCCCTGATGGGGCGCCACGAGATCATTTTCTTAGACAG CTTCCAATTACTTATCCATCTGCAGAAGAAGATATGGCTTCTCATGAAGATGCTGTTCCAACTGCCATGACCACGCGTCTGCGAAGacagagtgagagagagagagaacgtGAACTTAGGGAACTAAGAATGAGGAAAATGCCAGAGAGCATTGACTTGTTACCGGTGGTGCAAGCTGACCCATCAGTATGGACTGTTGATGAAGTTTGGGCCTTCATACATTCTTTGCCTG
- the PHC3 gene encoding polyhomeotic-like protein 3 isoform X2: MENEPNTTTCSASTTTITTTSTSRTQLPQISVYSGSDRHAVQVIQQALHRPPSSAAQYLQQMYAAQQQHLMLQTAALQQQHLSSTQFQSLATVPQASLSGGRQCTSPTGSVTQQSSMSQTSIISRSQTSNTTSSSITQQTMLLGSTSPTLSASQAQMYLRAQMLIFTPATTVAAVQSDIPVVSSSSSSSCQSAATQVQNLTLRSQKLGVLSSSQNGPPKSSSQTQSLSLCPNKPVTSSKGSQPDSSESNRKGESPTPECRSTPVTRTSSIHHLITPASYSPLQPHSLVKHQQIPLHSPPPKISHHQLILQQQQQVQPIALQTPPGQEPPPSQHCLPLPSHGLPPGPSSVQSHCSPIHLHPPPLTLSPTPSQSAQQSVVVSPPPSHSPSQSPTIIIHPQALIQSQANSLVPTALQPEQAAPQQAATNPVRPIAQPLNLPSHLPLPSSPAVHIGSVDQPSLVSPGQQIVSSTPHQQYSALQSTPIPLAAPPQLSTSSTQIQQLPLQSVQSLQVQPEILSQGQVLVQNTLVSEEELPAAEALVQLPFQTLPPPQTVAVNLQVQPSVPIETPVIYQVENVCEEEMPEESDCVHMARTPTPPTLSPPAITLGNGEALNSEDPLSEHGGIPSVTSSVSASVIKSPSDPSHASIPPPPLLLPAATTRSNSTSMPNSIPSLENKPPQAIVKPQILTHVIEGFVIQEGLEPFPVSRSSLLVEQPAEKRLLVEGQIMSVVCVESDLQNTKHADNSSDTEIEDMIAEEGLDEIENDLLKCEFCGKMGYSNKFLRSKRFCSTSCAKRHSLSCTKKFGLFTSDKSSRWNRKSDSQSLGRRGRQPSGPDGAPRDHFLRQLPITYPSAEEDMASHEDAVPTAMTTRLRRQSERERERELRELRMRKMPESIDLLPVVQADPSVWTVDEVWAFIHSLPGCQDIADEFRAQEIDGQALLLLKEDHLMSAMNIKLGPALKICARINSLKES; the protein is encoded by the exons ATGGAGAATGAACCAAACACAACAACATGTTCTGCATCTACAACTACTATCACTACCACCTCCACTTCCCGGACACAGCTACCACAGATTTCTGTCTACAGCGGCTCTGACAGGCATGCCGTCCAG GTTATTCAGCAGGCCTTGCATCGTCCTCCTAGCTCAGCTGCTCAGTACCTCCAGCAGATGTATGCAGCCCAACAGCAGCATCTAATGCTGCAGACTGctgctttgcagcagcagcacttaAGCAGTACCCAATTTCAGAGTCTGGCAACTGTACCACAG GCAAGCCTGTCAGGTGGGAGGCAATGTACTTCCCCCACTGGGAGTGTCACTCAGCAGTCAAGCATGTCGCAGACCTCG ATAATAAGCCGTTCACAGACCTccaacaccaccagcagcagtaTTACCCAACAGACTATGTTGCTGGGGAGCACCTCTCCAACCCTGAGTGCAAGCCAGGCTCAAATGTATCTACGAGCTCAAATG CTTATTTTTACTCCTGCAACCACTGTGGCTGCTGTCCAGTCTGACATTCCTGTTGTCTCATCATCTTCCTCATCTTCTTGTCAGTCTGCAGCTACTCAG GTTCAGAACTTGACACTGCGCAGTCAGAAGTTGGGTGTATTGTCAAGTTCACAGAATGGCCCACCAAAGAGCAGCAGTCAaactcagtcactgtctctgtgCCCTAATAAACCTGTAACCAGTTCCAAGGGCAGCCAACCAGATTCCTCAGAAAGCAATAGAAAAGGTGAGAGCCCAACTCCAGAGTGTCGGAGTACACCAGTCACACGGACATCAAGCATACATCACTTAATAACACCAG CTTCATATTCTCCATTGCAACCTCATTCTCTAGTAAAACATCAGCAGATCCCACTTCATTCACCACCTCCAAAGATTTCCCATCATCAGCTGatactgcagcagcagcagcaagtccAGCCAATTGCACTTCAGACGCCGCCGGGCCAGGAGCCCCCTCCGTCACAGCACTGCCTGCCACTCCCAAGCCATGGTCTTCCCCCGGGTCCCAGCAGTGTCCAGTCTCACTGCTCACCTATTCACCTTCATCCTCCACCTCTAACCCTATCTCCTACTCCATCCCAGTCAGCTCAGCAGTCAGTGGTGGTATCCCCTCCACCTTCACACTCCCCTAGTCAATCACCCACAATAATTATTCACCCTCAGGCACTTATTCAGTCACAGGCGAACTCCCTCGTGCCAACAGCTCTTCAACCAGAGCAGGCTGCTCCTCAGCAAGCTGCTACCAATCCAGTCCGACCAATTGCACAGCCACTTAATCTTCCGTCGCATCTGCCGCTTCCCTCTTCCCCCGCTGTACATATAGGGTCAGTAGATCAGCCCAGCTTAGTTTCCCCAGGCCAACAGATTGTGTCCTCGACACCCCACCAGCAATATTCAGCCTTGCAGTCCACACCTATCCCTCTTGCAGCTCCTCCTCAGCTGTCAACATCTTCAACCCAGATTCAACAACTGCCATTGCAGTCTGTGCAGTCTTTACAAGTGCAGCCTGAAATTCTGTCCCAGGGCCAGGTTTTGGTTCAAAACACTTTGGTGTCTGAGGAAGAACTTCCTGCTGCAGAGGCTTTGGTTCAGCTGCCATTTCAAACTCTTCCACCACCACAGACTGTTGCAGTAAATCTTCAGGTGCAGCCATCGGTACCAATTGAAACTCCAGTG ATTTACCAAGTGGAGAATGTATGTGAAGAAGAGATGCCCGAGGAATCAGATTGTGTCCATATGGCTAGAACACCTACACCACCCACTTTGTCTCCACCAGCCATAACCTTGGGGAATGGAGAGGCACTTAATTCAGAAGATCCTTTGTCAG aacatggGGGAATACCTTCAGTGACATCATCAGTCAGTGCCTCAGTAATTAAATCTCCATCTGATCCCTCACATGCTTCTATTCCACCACCACCTCTTTTGCTTCCAGCAGCAACCACAAGGAGCAACAGCACATCAATGCCCAATAGCATTCCTAGCCTAGAAAATAAACCTCCACAGGCTATTGTTAAACCACAGATCCTGACCCATGTTATTGAAGGCTTTGTGATTCAGGAGGGGTTAGAGCCGTTCCCT GTAAGTCGTTCATCTTTGCTGGTAGAACAGCCTGCAGAAAAAAGATTGCTAGTGGAGGGTCAAATCATGAGTGTTGTGTGTGTTGAATCAGACTTACAGAATACAAAACATGCGGACAACTCATCGGACACAGAGATAGAGGATATGATTGCAGAAG AGGGACTGGATGAAATTGAAAATGATCTTCTGAAGTGTGAATTCTGTGGGAAAATGGGATATTCTAATAAGTTTCTGCGGTCAAAAAGATTCTGCTCCACATCCTGTGCCAAAAG GCACAGCCTTAGTTGCACTAAGAAATTTGGGCTGTTTACATCAGACAAGAGCAGTCGTTGGAATCGGAAATCAGATAGCCAAAGTCTTGGGCGACGCGGGCGTCAACCGAGTGGCCCTGATGGGGCGCCACGAGATCATTTTCTTAGACAG CTTCCAATTACTTATCCATCTGCAGAAGAAGATATGGCTTCTCATGAAGATGCTGTTCCAACTGCCATGACCACGCGTCTGCGAAGacagagtgagagagagagagaacgtGAACTTAGGGAACTAAGAATGAGGAAAATGCCAGAGAGCATTGACTTGTTACCGGTGGTGCAAGCTGACCCATCAGTATGGACTGTTGATGAAGTTTGGGCCTTCATACATTCTTTGCCTG
- the PHC3 gene encoding polyhomeotic-like protein 3 isoform X8, translated as MENEPNTTTCSASTTTITTTSTSRTQLPQISVYSGSDRHAVQVIQQALHRPPSSAAQYLQQMYAAQQQHLMLQTAALQQQHLSSTQFQSLATVPQASLSGGRQCTSPTGSVTQQSSMSQTSINLSTSPTPAQIISRSQTSNTTSSSITQQTMLLGSTSPTLSASQAQMYLRAQMLIFTPATTVAAVQSDIPVVSSSSSSSCQSAATQVQNLTLRSQKLGVLSSSQNGPPKSSSQTQSLSLCPNKPVTSSKGSQPDSSESNRKGESPTPECRSTPVTRTSSIHHLITPASYSPLQPHSLVKHQQIPLHSPPPKISHHQLILQQQQQVQPIALQTPPGQEPPPSQHCLPLPSHGLPPGPSSVQSHCSPIHLHPPPLTLSPTPSQSAQQSVVVSPPPSHSPSQSPTIIIHPQALIQSQANSLVPTALQPEQAAPQQAATNPVRPIAQPLNLPSHLPLPSSPAVHIGSVDQPSLVSPGQQIVSSTPHQQYSALQSTPIPLAAPPQLSTSSTQIQQLPLQSVQSLQVQPEILSQGQVLVQNTLVSEEELPAAEALVQLPFQTLPPPQTVAVNLQVQPSVPIETPVIYQVENVCEEEMPEESDCVHMARTPTPPTLSPPAITLGNGEALNSEDPLSEHGGIPSVTSSVSASVIKSPSDPSHASIPPPPLLLPAATTRSNSTSMPNSIPSLENKPPQAIVKPQILTHVIEGFVIQEGLEPFPVSRSSLLVEQPAEKRLLVEGQIMSVVCVESDLQNTKHADNSSDTEIEDMIAEEGLDEIENDLLKCEFCGKMGYSNKFLRSKRFCSTSCAKSFQLLIHLQKKIWLLMKMLFQLP; from the exons ATGGAGAATGAACCAAACACAACAACATGTTCTGCATCTACAACTACTATCACTACCACCTCCACTTCCCGGACACAGCTACCACAGATTTCTGTCTACAGCGGCTCTGACAGGCATGCCGTCCAG GTTATTCAGCAGGCCTTGCATCGTCCTCCTAGCTCAGCTGCTCAGTACCTCCAGCAGATGTATGCAGCCCAACAGCAGCATCTAATGCTGCAGACTGctgctttgcagcagcagcacttaAGCAGTACCCAATTTCAGAGTCTGGCAACTGTACCACAG GCAAGCCTGTCAGGTGGGAGGCAATGTACTTCCCCCACTGGGAGTGTCACTCAGCAGTCAAGCATGTCGCAGACCTCG atTAACCTCTCCACCTCTCCTACACCTGCACAGATAATAAGCCGTTCACAGACCTccaacaccaccagcagcagtaTTACCCAACAGACTATGTTGCTGGGGAGCACCTCTCCAACCCTGAGTGCAAGCCAGGCTCAAATGTATCTACGAGCTCAAATG CTTATTTTTACTCCTGCAACCACTGTGGCTGCTGTCCAGTCTGACATTCCTGTTGTCTCATCATCTTCCTCATCTTCTTGTCAGTCTGCAGCTACTCAG GTTCAGAACTTGACACTGCGCAGTCAGAAGTTGGGTGTATTGTCAAGTTCACAGAATGGCCCACCAAAGAGCAGCAGTCAaactcagtcactgtctctgtgCCCTAATAAACCTGTAACCAGTTCCAAGGGCAGCCAACCAGATTCCTCAGAAAGCAATAGAAAAGGTGAGAGCCCAACTCCAGAGTGTCGGAGTACACCAGTCACACGGACATCAAGCATACATCACTTAATAACACCAG CTTCATATTCTCCATTGCAACCTCATTCTCTAGTAAAACATCAGCAGATCCCACTTCATTCACCACCTCCAAAGATTTCCCATCATCAGCTGatactgcagcagcagcagcaagtccAGCCAATTGCACTTCAGACGCCGCCGGGCCAGGAGCCCCCTCCGTCACAGCACTGCCTGCCACTCCCAAGCCATGGTCTTCCCCCGGGTCCCAGCAGTGTCCAGTCTCACTGCTCACCTATTCACCTTCATCCTCCACCTCTAACCCTATCTCCTACTCCATCCCAGTCAGCTCAGCAGTCAGTGGTGGTATCCCCTCCACCTTCACACTCCCCTAGTCAATCACCCACAATAATTATTCACCCTCAGGCACTTATTCAGTCACAGGCGAACTCCCTCGTGCCAACAGCTCTTCAACCAGAGCAGGCTGCTCCTCAGCAAGCTGCTACCAATCCAGTCCGACCAATTGCACAGCCACTTAATCTTCCGTCGCATCTGCCGCTTCCCTCTTCCCCCGCTGTACATATAGGGTCAGTAGATCAGCCCAGCTTAGTTTCCCCAGGCCAACAGATTGTGTCCTCGACACCCCACCAGCAATATTCAGCCTTGCAGTCCACACCTATCCCTCTTGCAGCTCCTCCTCAGCTGTCAACATCTTCAACCCAGATTCAACAACTGCCATTGCAGTCTGTGCAGTCTTTACAAGTGCAGCCTGAAATTCTGTCCCAGGGCCAGGTTTTGGTTCAAAACACTTTGGTGTCTGAGGAAGAACTTCCTGCTGCAGAGGCTTTGGTTCAGCTGCCATTTCAAACTCTTCCACCACCACAGACTGTTGCAGTAAATCTTCAGGTGCAGCCATCGGTACCAATTGAAACTCCAGTG ATTTACCAAGTGGAGAATGTATGTGAAGAAGAGATGCCCGAGGAATCAGATTGTGTCCATATGGCTAGAACACCTACACCACCCACTTTGTCTCCACCAGCCATAACCTTGGGGAATGGAGAGGCACTTAATTCAGAAGATCCTTTGTCAG aacatggGGGAATACCTTCAGTGACATCATCAGTCAGTGCCTCAGTAATTAAATCTCCATCTGATCCCTCACATGCTTCTATTCCACCACCACCTCTTTTGCTTCCAGCAGCAACCACAAGGAGCAACAGCACATCAATGCCCAATAGCATTCCTAGCCTAGAAAATAAACCTCCACAGGCTATTGTTAAACCACAGATCCTGACCCATGTTATTGAAGGCTTTGTGATTCAGGAGGGGTTAGAGCCGTTCCCT GTAAGTCGTTCATCTTTGCTGGTAGAACAGCCTGCAGAAAAAAGATTGCTAGTGGAGGGTCAAATCATGAGTGTTGTGTGTGTTGAATCAGACTTACAGAATACAAAACATGCGGACAACTCATCGGACACAGAGATAGAGGATATGATTGCAGAAG AGGGACTGGATGAAATTGAAAATGATCTTCTGAAGTGTGAATTCTGTGGGAAAATGGGATATTCTAATAAGTTTCTGCGGTCAAAAAGATTCTGCTCCACATCCTGTGCCAAAAG CTTCCAATTACTTATCCATCTGCAGAAGAAGATATGGCTTCTCATGAAGATGCTGTTCCAACTGCCATGA